One segment of Capsicum annuum cultivar UCD-10X-F1 unplaced genomic scaffold, UCD10Xv1.1 ctg4464, whole genome shotgun sequence DNA contains the following:
- the LOC107864320 gene encoding uncharacterized protein LOC107864320, whose translation MVSVKNNMTTVSPFFSKITYKILDYVLLQTFQGYSLKMPLEVGKLSNGLYILQLNGSTPQDITDGAPAVSLASSAAPFTIDPVSTPNAALDNIAKNPVFYERTKHIEVDCHFVHEALTAGLISLQYVSTALQLADILTKPLIGFQHNFLISKLGLVSSLPGDIRDNIVGLPLQPP comes from the exons ATGGTTTCAGTAAAGAACAACATGACCACAGTTTCTCCCTTCTTCAGCAAAATAACATACAAGATTCTAGACTACGTGCTTCTACAAACTTTTCAG GGCTATTCTCTGAAGATGCCACTGGAAGTTGGTAAACTCTCTAATGGACTATACATACTTCAGTTGAATGGTTCCACTCCACAAGACATTACTGATGGTGCTCCTGCTGTTTCCTTAGCTTCTTCAGCTGCTCCTTTTACTATTGATCCTGTTTCTACTCCCAAT GCTGCTTTGGATAATATAGCCAAGAATCCTGTGTTTTATGAACGTACGAAGCACATAGAGGTAGATTGCCATTTTGTTCATGAGGCGCTTACCGCTGGACTGATTTCCTTGCAATATGTTTCCACTGCTTTACAACTGGCTGATATTCTTACAAAGCCATTGATTGGTTTTCAACACAACTTCTTGATTTCCAAGCTGGGATTGGTTTCCAGCTTGCCGGGGGATATTAGAGATAATATAGTCGGACTTCCACTTCAGCCTCCTTAG